A genomic region of Drosophila kikkawai strain 14028-0561.14 chromosome X, DkikHiC1v2, whole genome shotgun sequence contains the following coding sequences:
- the LOC108075186 gene encoding uncharacterized protein — translation MFKYLAGIFAKPDNHYVDGRLATPLTPISPSKKVSLGSHTHQCVQMKRSMLTCSETEVKRSRKGSHSQVPGQSTRQPKVHQVLEPDSYIVKVQASSSSNDEEEPKLPRKIGFDCNTNPSLKECRSSFLRSQIPGPPPASRVQSWMSLQVDVGAINWKQLPYASDEDLEFYSLESSNSKTKTNDWELGWLSDEFWSIDTVLD, via the coding sequence ATGTTCAAATATCTGGCAGGCATCTTTGCCAAGCCGGATAACCACTACGTGGATGGCCGCCTGGCCACTCCTCTCACGCCCATTAGCCCCAGCAAGAAGGTGTCCTTGGGCAGCCATACCCACCAGTGCGTCCAGATGAAGCGGTCCATGCTGACCTGCAGTGAAACGGAGGTCAAGCGGTCCAGGAAAGGCAGCCATTCCCAGGTTCCTGGACAATCCACGAGACAACCCAAGGTTCATCAGGTGCTGGAACCCGACAGCTACATTGTCAAAGTGCAGGCATCCTCTTCCTCGAACGATGAGGAAGAGCCCAAGCTGCCTCGAAAGATAGGCTTTGATTGCAACACGAATCCTTCGCTGAAGGAGTGCCGGAGTAGCTTCTTGCGTAGCCAGATACCTGGTCCTCCGCCCGCTAGTCGCGTTCAGAGTTGGATGAGCCTGCAGGTTGATGTTGGTGCTATCAATTGGAAGCAACTTCCCTATGCCAGCGATGAGGATCTGGAATTTTATTCCCTGGAATCCTCTAActccaagaccaagaccaatGACTGGGAGTTGGGCTGGTTATCAGACGAGTTTTGGTCAATTGACACAGTTttagattaa
- the LOC108075187 gene encoding uncharacterized protein, whose product MNVSEDFKPVPTKAALALQKKQQASSEFKALVFQEPQYLPKSKSDSKPLDQEESQPKAAHKIKEAGMELNPEFDIKKARHEILNFATRNQRVIKNKRKMEMFQLAKLGAKPLKKPARNYKELKDERQRLHNIREERKKFHQLGKNQAGAASVKCRTKGQKERNQKKRAPVSAIDQHYGKAQPKFKARK is encoded by the coding sequence ATGAACGTCAGCGAGGACTTTAAGCCGGTGCCCACCAAGGCGGCACTGGCCTTACAGAAGAAACAACAGGCCAGCAGCGAGTTCAAGGCGCTGGTTTTCCAGGAACCACAATATCTACCGAAATCTAAATCAGATTCCAAGCCGCTAGATCAGGAGGAATCGCAACCAAAGGCCGCCCACAAGATCAAGGAAGCCGGAATGGAGTTGAATCCGGAGTTTGACATAAAGAAGGCACGCCACGAGATCCTGAACTTTGCCACAAGGAATCAGCGCGTCATCAAGAACAAGCGCAAAATGGAGATGTTCCAGCTGGCCAAGCTGGGTGCCAAGCCGCTGAAGAAGCCGGCACGCaactacaaggagctgaaggaTGAGCGCCAGCGACTGCATAACATCCGCGAGGAGCGGAAGAAGTTCCATCAGCTGGGCAAGAACCAAGCCGGTGCGGCAAGCGTCAAGTGCCGGACCAAAGGACAAAAGGAACGAAACCAGAAGAAGCGGGCGCCCGTCTCCGCCATCGATCAGCATTATGGCAAGGCGCAGCCAAAGTTCAAAGCGAGAAAGTAA
- the NdufV3 gene encoding uncharacterized protein NdufV3: MFSPSRALRPALSRCYTQIKGGPVSGGSSASRGASAPASGSGSTPSVTGLTSNCVKPNSGPVGPGASVSGEYKVPEYYCFNRFSYAEAEVEMAKYRCPQPSAVRK, encoded by the coding sequence ATGTTCTCCCCCTCGCGCGCCCTTCGTCCGGCCCTGAGCCGCTGCTACACCCAGATCAAGGGCGGACCCGTGTCCGGCGGCAGCAGCGCCAGTCGCGGAGCCAGTGCACCAGCATCCGGATCGGGAAGCACACCATCCGTCACAGGACTGACCAGCAATTGCGTGAAGCCCAACTCCGGACCGGTGGGGCCGGGTGCCTCCGTATCCGGAGAATATAAGGTTCCAGAGTACTACTGTTTCAACCGTTTTAGCTACGCCGAGGCGGAGGTGGAGATGGCCAAATACCGCTGCCCGCAGCCATCGGCGGTGAGGAAGTAG
- the GCS1 gene encoding uncharacterized protein GCS1 produces MARNAGGSSSSAAQSSSAGSTQAAAAAAAAAAAAAAAAASSAKQKRNTRFSLSSNLMLDKWKTLIGCMCLGIASYFGYLGYLETRVNTPFDHQKMVVQTGLDQLDRYWGTYRPLNYFGMKTRDPHSLVMGLMWYTPSNLGPGGQGIRHWCEQGDKLDSYGWTHHDGRSFGVQEIQDLPFELKTSFVKYPEGKQFGGDWTARISVRNTTRAWDKSISLIWYVALDERTNGHIKYVSDDKSPEPGVYGETQGLGEFQVRFHAVKGKILHKSYLSTVAPSLGKLKDTLFSHFRAFADKRGNRFIGLPGEIVSQNGLPSNNPEPNFIAIQITAEVDFTLDITYQSTSGFSLGQSIPKPPTGRAYQESLQAKISEFERRFEDRFQLKKKGHSPEEVRFARNAMSNMLGGIGYFYGSSRVQSVHTKSPVPYWKAPLYTAVPSRSFFPRGFLWDEGFHGLLISAWDIDIELDILCHWFDLLNVEGWIPREQILGVEALAKVPEEFVTQRNSNANPPTFFLTLRKLLTSHRAELSQNGRLATLERLYPRMQAWFNWYNTTQKGEVLGTYLWRGRNATTTRELNPKSLSSGLDDYPRASHPTDRERHVDLRCWIALAASVMAELSTILGKDDVKYYETASFLANNEELNRLHLAPYSEQYADWGLHSDQVKLKRPPQQQQQLHRQQQYHQQQQPEMKRVTLEEPTYQFVDSSFGYVSLFPLLLEQLEHDSPYLTKLLNDLRDPEQLWTNFGLRSLSKRSPLYMKRNTEHDPPYWRGPIWININYLAAKALHHYGRIEGPNAALAREIYAELRDNLVGNIFKQYQRSGYLWEQYDDTTGEGKGCNPFTGWTASVVLLMAEQF; encoded by the coding sequence ATGGCCAGGAATGCAGGTGGCAGTTCCTCCAGCGCGGCACAGTCCTCGTCAGCCGGCTCGACGcaagcggcggcagcggcggcggcggcagcggcggcagcagcagcggcagcggcttCGAGTGCCAAACAAAAACGCAACACGAGATTCAGCCTGTCCTCGAACCTCATGCTGGACAAGTGGAAGACGCTCATTGGCTGCATGTGCCTGGGCATTGCCTCGTATTTCGGCTACTTGGGCTACCTGGAGACGCGGGTGAATACGCCGTTCGACCACCAGAAGATGGTGGTTCAGACGGGCCTGGATCAGCTGGACCGGTACTGGGGCACCTACAGGCCGCTCAACTACTTCGGGATGAAGACTCGCGATCCCCATTCCCTGGTCATGGGCCTGATGTGGTATACGCCCAGTAATCTGGGACCCGGTGGCCAGGGCATACGCCATTGGTGCGAGCAGGGCGACAAGCTGGACTCGTACGGCTGGACGCATCACGATGGCCGAAGCTTTGGCGTCCAGGAGATCCAGGACTTGCCCTTTGAGCTGAAGACATCCTTTGTCAAGTATCCGGAGGGCAAGCAGTTTGGCGGCGATTGGACGGCCAGGATCTCGGTGCGGAACACCACGCGTGCCTGGGACAAGAGCATCTCCCTAATCTGGTATGTGGCCTTGGATGAGCGCACCAATGGTCACATCAAGTACGTTTCGGATGACAAAAGCCCCGAGCCGGGGGTCTACGGCGAGACGCAGGGCCTGGGCGAGTTCCAAGTCCGTTTCCATGCGGTCAAAGGCAAGATTCTGCACAAATCCTATCTGAGCACCGTGGCTCCATCGCTGGGCAAGCTCAAGGATACGCTCTTCTCGCATTTTCGCGCCTTTGCCGACAAGCGAGGCAATCGGTTTATAGGCCTGCCCGGCGAGATAGTCTCCCAGAATGGTCTGCCCTCCAACAATCCGGAGCCGAACTTTATAGCCATACAAATCACGGCCGAGGTGGACTTTACGCTGGACATCACCTATCAATCGACGTCGGGATTCTCGCTGGGACAATCGATACCGAAGCCACCGACGGGCAGGGCCTACCAGGAATCGCTGCAGGCCAAGATATCCGAGTTTGAGAGGCGCTTCGAGGATCGTTTCCAGCTGAAGAAGAAGGGTCACTCGCCGGAGGAGGTGCGTTTCGCCAGGAATGCCATGAGCAACATGCTTGGCGGCATTGGTTACTTCTATGGCTCCAGTCGTGTGCAATCGGTGCATACCAAGAGCCCGGTGCCATATTGGAAGGCTCCGCTATATACAGCTGTGCCGTCGCGTAGCTTCTTTCCGCGCGGCTTCCTCTGGGATGAGGGCTTCCATGGCCTGTTGATCAGTGCCTGGGACATAGACATAGAGCTGGATATTCTGTGCCATTGGTTTGATCTCCTAAACGTGGAGGGCTGGATACCCAGGGAGCAGATCCTGGGCGTAGAGGCTTTGGCCAAGGTGCCCGAGGAGTTTGTTACCCAGCGGAACAGCAATGCCAATCCGCCCACGTTTTTCCTTACCCTAAGGAAGCTCCTCACCAGCCATCGGGCTGAATTGTCGCAGAACGGAAGACTGGCCACGCTGGAGCGCCTGTATCCCAGGATGCAGGCCTGGTTCAATTGGTACAACACCACGCAAAAGGGTGAAGTGCTGGGCACCTATCTGTGGCGCGGTCGGAATGCCACCACCACACGTGAGCTGAACCCCAAGAGTCTGTCCTCCGGCCTGGATGATTATCCGCGTGCCTCGCATCCCACCGACCGGGAGCGTCATGTGGATCTGCGCTGCTGGATTGCTTTGGCGGCCAGTGTCATGGCCGAGCTGTCCACTATCCTGGGCAAGGACGATGTCAAATACTATGAGACGGCttcctttttggccaacaatGAGGAGCTCAACCGTTTGCATTTGGCTCCATATAGTGAACAGTACGCGGACTGGGGACTCCACTCGGATCAGGTGAAACTGAAGCGAccgccacagcagcagcagcagctacatCGCCAGCAGCAataccaccagcagcagcagcccgaAATGAAGCGAGTTACCCTAGAGGAACCTACCTACCAATTTGTGGACAGCTCCTTTGGCTATGTGAGCCTCTTCCCGCTGCTTCTGGAGCAGCTCGAGCATGACTCACCTTACTTGACGAAGCTGCTAAATGATCTCCGGGATCCAGAGCAATTGTGGACCAACTTTGGCCTGCGTTCGCTGTCCAAGCGCTCGCCTTTGTATATGAAGCGTAACACCGAGCACGATCCGCCCTATTGGCGCGGTCCCATCTGGATAAATATCAACTATTTGGCGGCCAAGGCTCTGCATCATTATGGCCGGATCGAGGGTCCGAATGCGGCCTTGGCACGGGAGATCTATGCCGAGCTGCGTGACAATCTGGTGGGTAACATCTTTAAACAATATCAGCGCAGTGGCTATCTGTGGGAGCAGTATGACGATACCACTGGCGAGGGCAAGGGCTGTAATCCCTTCACCGGCTGGACAGCTTCTGTGGTCCTTCTGATGGCTGAGCAGTTCTAA